One window of Nicotiana tomentosiformis chromosome 11, ASM39032v3, whole genome shotgun sequence genomic DNA carries:
- the LOC104113178 gene encoding uncharacterized protein isoform X2: MQPQDFDRVVSPVSVAHFSQYKLSRLLLKHLEKLDFCTMNSEKREHGSIGEREIFMGHECIAINDAEHGVSVTASFLTEGKYIKRDIQCRFLVGTDGAGSTVRKSLGINMRGEKDLQNLVSVHFQSQELGKYLIKERPGMLFFIFNKDAIGVLVAHDLEQGEFVLQVPFYPPQQKLEDFSCEMCKRLIFKLIGKELADVNVMDIKPWMMHAEIAEKFLSCNNRIILAGDAAHRFPPAGGFGMNTGIQDAHNLAWKLASVIKGISPISILTSYELERSQIAQFNTALSVQNFKAAMRVPAALGLDPTIANAVHRALNNTVGSVLPSGVQRTILDGIFSIGRAQLSDFVLNENNPLGSARLAKLRQIFEEGQSLQLQFPAEDLGFMYRKGALVFKDFSGLNAHEAPSGRRRDYIPCSEPGSRLPHMNVKLLSNPSSKEIFSTLDLVSGDKVEFVLIIAPLEESYYLARAAIEVASNFKVPLKVCVIWPNESINGTGRSEAALTPCKFFEVVEVKSSSDFPSWWDICQMTDRGAILVRPDEHIAWRTKSRIADPIKEMKKVLHIVTGVDCI; encoded by the exons ATGCAGCCTCAAG ATTTTGATCGGGTTGTGAGTCCTGTCTCTGTTGCACACTTCTCCCAGTACAAGCTCTCCAGGTTACTGCTCAAGCACCTTGAGAAACTCGATTTCTGTACGATGAACTCTGAAAAGCGTGAGCATGGCTCTATTGGCGAGAGGGAGATCTTTATGGGGCATGAGTGCATTGCAATCAATGATGCTGAGCATGGCGTCAGTGTAACGGCATCTTTCCTTACTGAAGGGAAGTATATAAAGAGAGATATTCAGTGTCGTTTCCTTGTTGGTACAGATGGCGCAGGAAGTACCGTCAGAAAGTCCTTAGGAATTAACATGAGAGGTGAAAAGGACTTACAAAATCTTGTTAGTGTCCACTTCCAAAGCCAAGAGTTAGGGAAGTATCTCATCAAAGAAAGACCTGGCATGCTGTTTTTCATCTTTAATAAAGATGCTattggtgttcttgttgcccatGATCTCGAGCAAGGGGAATTTGTCCTGCAG GTACCATTTTATCCACCTCAACAAAAGCTTGAGGACTTTAGTTGCGAG ATGTGTAAGAGATTAATCTTCAAATTGATCGGCAAAGAGCTTGCAGACGTCAATGTGATGGATATTAAGCCTTGGATGATGCATGCTGAAATAGCTGAGAAGTTTCTGTCTTGTAACAACAGGATAATCCTTGCTGGTGATGCTGCTCATCGATTTCCTCCTGCCGGTGGTTTTG GGATGAATACTGGTATTCAAGATGCTCATAATCTTGCGTGGAAATTAGCTTCTGTAATCAAGGGTATCTCACCAATATCAATTCTTACCTCGTATGAACTAGAACGTAGTCAG ATAGCCCAATTTAATACAGCACTTAGCGTCCAAAACTTTAAGGCGGCAATGAGAGTTCCTGCTGCACTTGGTCTTGATCCAACTATAGCAAATGCAG TACATCGAGCTCTTAATAACACGGTTGGTTCTGTTCTGCCATCTGGAGTTCAAAGGACAATATTAGATGGAATATTCAGCATTGGTCGTGCACAACTCTCAGATTTTGTATTGAATGAAAATAATCCACTTGGATCTGCAAGGCTAGCCAAATTAAGACAGATATTTGAAGAAGGACAGAGCCTTCAGCTCCAGTTCCCTGCTGAGGATCTTGGTTTCAT GTACCGAAAAGGAGCATTGGTGTTTAAAGATTTTAGTGGGTTGAATGCGCATGAAGCACCTTCAGGACGAAGAAGGGATTATATTCCTTGCTCGGAACCTGGATCAAGACTCCCTCATATGAATGTTAAACTGCTTTCTAACCCGTCAAGTAAG GAAATATTCTCTACTCTGGACCTTGTATCTGGAGATAAGGTTGAGTTTGTCCTTATAATAGCACCACTGGAGGAGTCCTACTATCTAGCTCGAGCTGCTATAGAGGTGGCGAGCAATTTTAAAGTGCCTTTAAAGGTTTGTGTAATATGGCCAAACGAAAGTATTAATGGAACCGGAAGAAGTGAGGCTGCATTGACTCCCTGTAAATTTTTTGAAGTTGTGGAAGTGAAGAGCTCATCAGATTTTCCATCCTGGTGGGACATCTGTCAGATGACGGACCGAGGAGCCATTTTAGTGAGACCTGATGAGCATATTGCTTGGCGTACAAAATCCAGAATTGCAGATCCCATCAAGGAGATGAAAAAAGTTCTCCACATTGTTACTGGAGTTGATTGCATCTGA